One stretch of Clavelina lepadiformis chromosome 6, kaClaLepa1.1, whole genome shotgun sequence DNA includes these proteins:
- the LOC143462879 gene encoding uncharacterized protein LOC143462879, which translates to MYSSAVSMDASTRVDLSSLSNISLDDSDAEEDQYVEQSTIDEDEYDNISDSEDVIVDSDDDEVVVIPSLHEGSYTNEDFSWRTGYTTRWKHLGNATNSSSLMELNVDRLHQRSKSEANLSEITFPKKRLSVDLKTIDAEPPSTGRASSFFRTIGNWFRASNRSVRSNPTYTTQKENVVVERQEEPKSILKPVTMSVNSKVEVGTSFSSFIYNNLEPAAVPKKVIRFSGSKDPDDTSDLDSSEDSLDESDFSDEDESEGSSTESSLSATKHRTASLDEHDGGHVGKGPPCNFSVPYNATYQLRSSNQSQCLAWQRYFRKCPGIEISCKNLNEDLVADAIIIPGNSFGFLDGEPEIQYVKLLGWEIQKRLRHIICQEHDGELLVGEAVIFPMPTTERSSSGSSSSEESGHDEEKSDSDAQKPRRPTLILPDNEEERVYCKTIKNIVYVPVMRVPTIVQDTVNAYLAFRAAIRTIKSHNSTCDEESKIRRIICPAFCSGIGRMPPTRIALQMKNAYDAFVLHKRHDLRMPVDLGTLASCHVQMTSAKSGSWC; encoded by the exons atgtaCTCTTCTGCTGTTTCCATGGATGCTAGTACACGCGTTGACCTATCTTCTCTGAGCAATATCAGCTTGGACGATTCAGATGCTGAAGAAGATCAGTATGTGGAGCAAAGTACCATTGATGAGGACGAATATGATAACATCAGTGACAGCGAGGATGTTATAGTTGATTCCGATGACGATGAGGTTGTTGTTATACCAAGTTTGCATGAAGGGTCGTACACTAACGAGGATTTTTCGTGGAGGACAGGCTACACCACTAGATGGAAGCATTTAGGAAATGCAACCAACAGTTCAAGTCTTATGGAGCTCAATGTTGATCGGCTTCACCAACGGAGCAAGTCTGAAGCCAATCTCTCAGAAATTACATTTCCGAAGAAGAGGCTTAGTGTTG atTTGAAAACTATTGACGCCGAACCACCATCAACTGGCAGAGCTTCATCTTTCTTTCGTACCATTGGAAATTGGTTTAGAG CCAGTAATCGAAGTGTAAGAAGCAATCCTACATACACTACACAAAAGGAAAATGTTGTTGTTGAAAGACAAGAAGAACCGAAAAGTATTTTGAAGCCTGTCACAATGTCTGTGAATAGCAAAGTTGAG GTTGGGACCTCATTTTCCTCATTCATTTACAATAACTTAGAACCAGCTGCAGTGCCTAAGAAAGTTATTCGTTTTTCTGGCTCCAAAGATCCTGATGATACATCAGATCTAGACTCCAGCGAAGATTCCCTGGATGAGTCTGATTTCAG TGATGAGGATGAAAGTGAAGGTTCAAGCACAGAATCGTCTTTATCAGCAACCAAGCACAGAACTGCTTCATTGGATGAACATGATGGGGGACATGTTGGTAAAG GTCCGCCCTGTAACTTTAGCGTTCCTTATAACGCCACATATCAGCTGAGAAGTTCAAACCAATCACAGTGTCTTGCGTGGCAGCGTTATTTTCGGAAATGCCCCGGCATTGAAATAAGTTGCAAGAATCTCAATGAAGACCTTGTTGCTGATGCTATA ATTATTCCCGGAAATAGTTTTGGCTTCTTGGATGGTGAGCCTGAGATTCAGTATGTCAAGTTACTAGGATGGGAAAT CCAAAAGCGATTACGTCACATTATATGTCAAGAACACGACGGAGAATTGCTAGTG GGCGAAGCTGTCATTTTTCCCATGCCGACCACAGAAAGATCATCGTCAGGATCAAGCTCATCAGAAGAGAGCGGCCACGATGAGGAAAAATCGGATTCGGACGCCCAGAAGCCTCGGAGACCAACTCTCATCCTACCGGACAATGAAGAGGAGAGggtttattgcaaaacaataaaaaacattgtcTATGTACCGGTCATGAGAGTTCCAACTATCGTACAAGACACGGTCAACGCTTACCTCGCCTTTCGAGCGGCCATTCGAACAA TAAAGTCACACAATTCAACCTGCGACGAGGAGTCAAAGATTAGAAGAATCATTTGTCCTGCATTCTGCTCAGGAATTGGAAGAATGCCACCGACGCGAATAGCGCTTCAG